One Catalinimonas alkaloidigena DNA window includes the following coding sequences:
- the lpcA gene encoding D-sedoheptulose 7-phosphate isomerase produces the protein MMHLQTIRDELQEAARVLDAFLNDPTQVQNIEQAAALMAEAIRAGGKIISCGNGGSHCDAMHFAEELTGRYRDERPSLPAIAISDVSHLSCVSNDYGFERVFSRFVEGMGRPGDVLFGLSTSGNSRNVMLAVEAARAQRMKVVLLTGKDGGKLAGQADVEIRVPHFGYADRIQEVHIKIIHILILLLERTLFPSA, from the coding sequence ATGATGCATTTACAAACCATTCGGGACGAGTTGCAAGAGGCGGCGCGTGTGCTCGACGCCTTTCTGAACGATCCCACACAAGTACAGAACATTGAACAGGCCGCGGCCCTGATGGCAGAAGCCATTCGGGCGGGCGGCAAAATCATTTCGTGTGGCAACGGGGGATCGCACTGCGACGCCATGCATTTTGCCGAGGAACTTACCGGCCGGTATCGCGACGAACGCCCTTCGCTGCCCGCCATTGCCATTTCTGATGTCAGTCACCTCTCGTGCGTCAGCAACGATTACGGATTCGAGCGCGTGTTCTCCCGGTTTGTGGAAGGCATGGGCCGCCCCGGCGATGTGCTGTTCGGGCTGAGCACCAGCGGCAACTCACGCAACGTGATGCTAGCCGTGGAAGCGGCACGGGCGCAGAGAATGAAGGTGGTGTTGCTGACGGGCAAAGACGGGGGCAAGCTGGCCGGCCAGGCCGACGTCGAAATTCGGGTACCGCATTTCGGGTACGCCGACCGCATTCAGGAAGTCCACATCAAAATCATTCATATTCTGATTCTTCTGCTGGAACGGACCCTTTTCCCGTCCGCCTGA
- a CDS encoding FecR family protein, giving the protein MKYDHYEAEDFAADEAFTAWVQHPEPETERFWQDWLAAHPDKRPTVAQAVQLVRRLRFQNPVVSEPDVQDAWQDVQAQLDSRRRQRTLYRMAAVISFLILSSAATVWVLSNQWERVETAFGETRTLELPDGSRVVLNAHSQLRYPASWDATEDRDVWLEGEAFFDVVHTANHQPFRVHTPELDIRVLGTSFNVRHRRGKTQVALQQGSVQLQLNPEVTPAAAADPIMLVPGDLGQFSDATQRLEKQPVDVAAQAAWKHQLFVFDDTPLSEIALHLKDQWGVDVAFADPVTEERRLTGEIQAPSLDVFLESLEEVLDLEIQREQNRLLIQ; this is encoded by the coding sequence ATGAAGTACGATCACTACGAAGCAGAAGATTTTGCCGCCGACGAGGCATTTACTGCCTGGGTACAGCACCCGGAACCGGAAACCGAACGGTTCTGGCAAGACTGGCTGGCGGCACATCCCGACAAACGTCCGACCGTTGCGCAGGCCGTGCAGCTGGTGCGCCGGTTGCGTTTTCAGAATCCTGTTGTCTCCGAGCCGGACGTGCAGGACGCCTGGCAGGACGTACAGGCGCAATTAGATTCCCGGCGACGGCAGCGCACGCTTTACCGAATGGCCGCCGTGATCAGCTTCCTGATTCTGAGCAGCGCCGCCACCGTGTGGGTGTTGTCGAACCAGTGGGAACGTGTCGAAACCGCCTTTGGCGAGACGCGTACGCTTGAGCTGCCCGACGGGTCGCGGGTCGTGTTGAACGCCCATTCGCAGTTACGGTATCCGGCAAGCTGGGACGCCACGGAAGACCGCGACGTGTGGTTGGAAGGCGAGGCGTTTTTCGACGTGGTGCATACAGCCAATCATCAGCCCTTTCGCGTACACACCCCCGAACTCGATATCCGTGTGCTGGGCACGTCGTTCAACGTGCGGCACCGACGTGGGAAAACGCAGGTCGCCTTGCAGCAGGGAAGCGTCCAGTTGCAACTGAATCCCGAAGTGACGCCCGCGGCGGCTGCCGACCCGATTATGCTGGTGCCCGGCGACCTGGGGCAGTTTTCGGACGCGACCCAACGGCTGGAAAAACAGCCCGTCGACGTAGCGGCGCAGGCCGCCTGGAAGCACCAATTGTTCGTATTCGACGATACGCCCCTGTCCGAGATTGCCTTGCATCTGAAAGACCAGTGGGGAGTAGACGTCGCCTTTGCCGATCCGGTCACGGAAGAGCGGCGACTGACCGGCGAAATTCAGGCTCCCTCGCTGGACGTGTTCCTCGAAAGCCTGGAAGAAGTACTCGACCTGGAGATTCAGCGGGAGCAAAACCGCCTTCTTATTCAATAA
- a CDS encoding DUF4476 domain-containing protein — protein sequence MKNLFFLLMFLCSLSPVAGAQPQDPAPAQVAPARPCAALTFRTSNRQRIRVFIDRKLMNPRPDVFVKTMGIEPGPHFVTLEIAARGVVNRQSSRILLSDGQETIFEIEHAGWRNYRIVEVGSFALPPDQRCGGSAPVASAPPTAPPATPAPPAEQWPDEPLPDDTSPEAALPPEELPDDSMDVPVDDEVPLCEKTLTDQALASLRDEIEQADADERKLDIAILAVRKAAVRATDVWDLLPLFAEEETRLSFAKFAYHYTCDPQHYQVVNQGFASEASVEALNQYLEELPTPE from the coding sequence ATGAAAAACCTCTTCTTTCTCCTGATGTTCCTGTGTAGCCTCAGCCCGGTCGCCGGGGCGCAACCGCAGGACCCCGCCCCGGCGCAAGTCGCACCCGCCCGCCCCTGTGCGGCGCTTACGTTTCGCACCAGCAACCGCCAGCGCATTCGCGTTTTTATCGACCGCAAGCTGATGAATCCGCGCCCGGATGTTTTTGTGAAGACAATGGGCATCGAACCGGGGCCGCATTTCGTGACGCTCGAAATTGCCGCACGCGGGGTGGTGAACCGGCAGTCGAGCCGGATTTTGTTGAGCGATGGCCAGGAAACCATTTTCGAGATTGAACACGCCGGCTGGCGCAACTACCGCATTGTGGAAGTGGGCAGTTTTGCCTTGCCACCCGACCAGCGGTGCGGAGGCTCGGCACCCGTCGCCAGTGCACCGCCCACCGCGCCGCCTGCCACACCGGCCCCTCCGGCAGAGCAGTGGCCCGACGAGCCGCTGCCGGACGACACCTCGCCCGAAGCCGCTCTGCCGCCCGAGGAACTGCCGGACGATTCGATGGACGTTCCGGTCGACGACGAGGTGCCGCTGTGTGAAAAGACGCTGACCGACCAGGCCCTGGCGTCGCTGCGCGACGAAATTGAACAAGCCGATGCCGACGAACGTAAACTGGATATCGCCATTCTGGCGGTGCGGAAGGCGGCCGTGCGGGCTACCGACGTCTGGGATCTGCTCCCCCTGTTTGCGGAAGAAGAGACGCGATTGTCATTTGCCAAATTTGCGTATCATTACACGTGTGACCCGCAGCACTACCAGGTGGTCAACCAGGGGTTCGCGTCCGAGGCTTCGGTCGAAGCACTCAATCAATACCTGGAGGAGCTGCCTACACCTGAATAA
- a CDS encoding TlpA family protein disulfide reductase — protein MLLFVLSWWWLSTTTPVSAHPPAAPAPRIIKFAELERVLQQQEDTLYVVNFWATWCGPCIKELPDFEAAARKYADQNVKFLLVSLDFANQFEKKVIPFVEKRKLSSEIVLLDEPDYNTWIDSVEPSWQGSIPATLIFNKKDDIRLFKEGMLQPGELETLIEQAL, from the coding sequence ATGCTTTTGTTTGTTCTGTCCTGGTGGTGGCTGAGTACCACCACGCCCGTGTCGGCCCACCCTCCGGCCGCGCCTGCGCCCCGGATCATCAAATTTGCGGAATTGGAACGCGTCTTACAGCAGCAGGAAGATACGCTTTACGTCGTGAACTTCTGGGCAACGTGGTGCGGTCCTTGCATTAAAGAATTACCCGACTTTGAGGCGGCCGCCCGGAAGTATGCCGACCAGAACGTTAAGTTTCTGCTGGTCAGCCTCGATTTCGCCAACCAATTTGAGAAAAAAGTGATTCCGTTTGTCGAGAAGCGAAAACTTTCTTCTGAAATCGTACTTCTCGACGAACCCGACTACAATACCTGGATCGATTCGGTAGAGCCCTCGTGGCAGGGCAGCATTCCGGCCACGTTGATTTTCAATAAAAAAGACGATATTCGGCTGTTCAAAGAGGGCATGCTGCAACCCGGCGAACTGGAGACCCTGATTGAACAAGCGCTTTAA